GGGCGGCCCCGAGCGTCAGTCGGACTTGGGATCGGGCCGACGGGACGGGGTGGGGCCGTCGGGCTGTCGGGCTGTCGGGCCCGGGTGGGGCCGCCGGGACGGGATGGCAGACTGGCGCGATGAAGACCATCGGCCTGATCGGCGGCATGAGCTGGGAGTCCACCGCCCAGTACTACCGGCTGCTCAACGAGTTGACGCGCGAGCGGCTCGGCGGGCTGCACTCGGCGAAGTGCGTGCTGTACTCGGTGGACTTCGCCGAGATCGAGGAGCTGCAGACGGCGGGCCGCTGGACCGAGGCCGGGGAGGTGCTGGCCCGGGCGGCGGAGTCGCTGGCGGCGGCCGGGGCCGACCTGCTGCTGATCTGCACCAACACCATGCACAAGGTCGCCGATCAGGTGGCCGCCGCGGTCGACGTACCGCTGCTGCACCTCGCCGACACCACCGCCGGGGCGGTCCGGGCGGCCGGGCTGGACCGGGTCGGGCTGCTCGGCACCGCGTTCACCATGGAGCAGGACTTCTATCGCGGCCGGCTGGCCGGGCACGGACTCGAGGTGCTGGTCCCGGACGCGCCGGGCCGGGCCGTCGTGCACCGGGTGATCTACGAGGAGCTGTGCCTGGGCGTCGTCCGGGAGGAGTCCCGGGCCGCCTACCGGGAGGTGATCGCCGAGTTGGTCGCCCGGGGCGCGCAGGGCGTCGTCCTGGGCTGCACCGAGATCGAGCTGCTGGTCGGGGCGGCCGACAGCCCGGTGCCGCTCTTCCCGACCACCGCCCTGCACGCCCGGGCCGCGGTCGACGCCGCCCTCGGCCCGGACGCGCCGTCCGGGCCGCCGCCGCGCACCCCCTGACGGGGCCGCGCCCTCTTTTTCGTCCTTCCTGCCCGGTTCGGTTCTTGCGGACCGGCAGAACGGGTATCCGCCCTGCCGGGGCCGCCCGGCCCCAGTCCGCGCAGGACGCGCACCGGTCCGCCGACCGGGCGGTGGGAGGAGAGGGAACACATGGAACCCATCCGTGAGCCGAACCCGTCGGAGCACCCCGACGGCGAGGTGCGGCCGAACGACCCGACCACGGAGGACCCGACCGCGGAGGAGCTGGCCGCGGAGGAACTGGCCCGCATCGCCGCCGAGGCGGAGGTCTGGGAGGGGCCCGTCCGGGACGACCCCGTTCCCCCGGGCGAGCGGAAGCGCCGGATGTCCGCACTCGTGGCCCGACTGGGCGGCAACCGGCCGGACACTGACATCGCCCGGCCGGACAGCGCCCGACCGGGCGGCACCGGGCTGGCCACCCGGCTGGGCGGCGGCCTGCTGCGCGGCGGACGCCGCCTCGGCATGGGGGCCCGCAGCGGGGCCGGGGTCCTGGCGGACCGCCTGCTCGACGCGGCCCCGCGCATCCCGGTGCGCGACCTGGCCACGCTGCGCGCCCAGCACCCCGGCGCCCGGACCCCCGACGAACTGGCCGACCTGATCGTCTCCGGCGCGGTGAAGGCGTCGGCGGCGGTCGGCGCGAGCACCGGCGCGGTGGCGATGCTGCCGGTGCCGCCGGCCCTGGCGGTGGAGATGGGCGCCGAACTGCTCGCCATCGCCGCGATCGAACTCAAGCTGATCGCCGAGCTGTACACCATCTACGGCCAGGCCCCGACGGGCTCGGTCCGGCAGCGCTCCCAGTCCTACCTGGCCGCCTGGAGCGAGGGCCGGGGCCTCGACCTGACCCGTCCGGGCACGCTGGTGGTGCTGAGCAAGGGCGCGGGCCTGCGGCGGCAGGTCAGCAAGCGGCTGACCCGGGCGGGGCTGCGCAAGCTCCCGACGCTCACCCCGCTGCTGGTGGGAGCGGTGATCGGAGCCCGGATCAACCGCGCGGACACCTTCCGCCTGGCCCTCGCCGTCCGCCGGGACCTCCAGGAACGCCGACCGACCGACCCCGACTACTGGGACCGGTCCGGCGACCGGCCCAGCGACCGGCCCGGCGACTGAGCCGTCCGACCGCGTACCGGCCCGGATCGGCCCGGCTGTGGCGATGCCTACCGGGGCGGGGCCGGGTGGTGCGGGCTCCGGTCAGGCGCGGCGGGTGGCCAGGTGGGTGGCGGCGGTTCGCCAGGCGGCGGTCACGGCTGCGTGGGCCCGGGCGGTGGCGCTGTCCACGTCGGGGTCCAGGAGCAGGGGTGCCCCGAAGTGGACGTGCACGGCGGGGCGGCGCAGCGGGGCGGTGGCGAGGCCCGCGAGCTGTTTCGCCGTGGACCCGGAGCTGATCCGTCGGGCCCCCGCCTGCCCCAGCGGGACGACCGGGGCGCCGGTGGCGGCGGCGAGCCGGGCCAGTCCGGTGCGGAAGGGACCGGGCGCGCTGTCGGCCGCGTCCACCCGGCGCGGGAGGCGGCCCTCGGGGTAGAGGACGACGACCCGCCCGGCGGCCAGCGCGTCGGCCGCGGCCCCGAGCGCCTCGGCGGCCCGTTCGGTGCCGCGGTGGACGGGGATGTGGCCCTCGCGGACCAGCGCGCCGCCCAGCAGCGGGACGCGCCACAGCCCGGCGGTGGCGAGCACGACCGGTTCGACGCCCAGCCGGCGGACGGCGGCGAGCACCACGCCCGGGTCGACCAGCGAGGAGTGGTTGGCCGCGACGATGCTGCCGGGGGCCAGGACCGCCGCCTCGTCCGCGGTGACGGTGAGGCGTCCGAGAACCGGGACGACGGTGCGGGCGACGGCGCTCAGCATGGGGGACGGTCCTCGGATCGTGAGCGGGGGAGGCGGAATCGGCTCGGTGCTCGGGTGGCTCGCCCATTGTGGCGGCGGGCCGCCCCGCCGGGCCTGAGTCCGGGTACTCACCCCGCTACTCACCCGCGCTCCCGCGCCCCGGGGGCCCGGTCCCGGCCGGTGGGGGAGCGGTGGGGCGAAGTGGGGCGACCGCGCCGCCCGAATCCCGGTCCGGGAGACGTTCGAGAGACGTTCGAGAGACGGAGAGCGGGCGTCCTCGGCCCCACCTATGCGCGACTGATTCGCCCGGCCGCGCCGCTCCGTAGCGTTGGCCGCGTCAACCCCACCCCCGCACGACTCCGGGAGCAGCCATGACCGCCTACGCCCTGGCCCAGGTCCACGCCGTCGACTTCGGGCCCGACGTCGTCGCCTACCTGCGGCGCATCGACGCGACACTCGACGCCTTCGGCGGGCGGTTCCTCGTCCACGGCGGCGCGTTCGAGACGCTGGAGGGGAGGTGGGGGGAACTGGGCCTGATCCTGATCGAGTTCCCCGACTACGGGCGGGCCCGCGCCTGGCACGACTCGCCCGCCTACCAGGACATCGTGGAACTGCGGACCCGCCACATGACGGCCGACGTGATCCTCGCCGAGGGCGTGCCGCCCGGCTACCGGGCCGAGCAGAGCCTGGCGGAGACCGACCCGGACGCCGCCGGCTGAACCCGGGCCCCCCGAGCGGTACGGGAGCGGTGCCGGGGCCGACGCGAGGCCGGTACGGGAGCGGTGCGGGGTCTGACACGGGGCCGGTACGGGAGCGGTGCGGGGTCTGACACGGGGCCGGTACGGGAGCGGTGCGGGTCGGCACGGGCTGGGGCCGGAGGCCGCTCAGCGGGTGGGCCGGAGCAGGCCCCGGCGGTGAGCAGCGGGAGCAGGCCCTCGCCCACCCGGTACGCCTCCTCCAGGTGGGGCACCCCGGACAGGATGAACTCGTCCACGCCCAGCCGGTGGTACTCCTCGATCCGGTCGGCGACCTCGGCGTGACTGCCCACCAGCGCGGTGCCCGCGCCGCCGCGCACCAGGCCGAAACCGGCCCACAGGTTCGGGTACACCTCCAGCCGGTCGACCGCCCCGTCGTGCAGCTCCCGCATCCGCCGCTGCCCCTCCGACTCGCTGCGGGCCAGGGCGAGTTGGGTCTCGCGGATGCGGTCCGGGTCCATCCCGGCCAGCAGCCGGTCGGCCTCGGCCCAGGCTTCGGCGGAGGTGTCGCGGGTGATGGTGTGCAGCCGGACGCCGAACCGCGGGCGGCGCCCGTGCGCGGCGGCCAGCGCCCGAATCCGCTCGACCTTCGCCGCCACCAGCGGCGGTGGCTCCCCCCAGGTGAGGTACACGTCCGCGTGCCGGGCGGCGACCTGCTCCGCCGCCGCCGACGAACCGCCGAAGTACACCGGGGGCACCGGATCGGGCAGCCGGGTCAGCTCCGCGCCCGCCACCCGCAGGTGCGGGCCCTCGTGGTCGACCCGCTCGCCGCGCCACAGCCGCCCGGTCACCGACAGGAACTCCCCGGCCCGCGCGTACCGGCCGTCCTTGTCGAGGAAGTCCCCGTACGCCCGCTGCTCCCGGGACTCGCCGCCGGTCACCACGTTCAGCGCCAGCCGGCCGCCGGACAGGTTCTGGTAGGTCGTCGCCATCTGGGCCGCCAGGGTCGGCGAGACCAGGCCCGGCCGGAACGCCACCAGGAAGACCAGCCGCTCGGTCAGGCCGGACAGCATCGCCGTGGTCAGCCAGGCGTCCTCGCACCACGGGCCCGTCGGGGTCAACACCCCGGCGAAACCCAGCTGTTCGGCCGCCCGGGCGATCTGCCCCAGGTAGCCGAGGGTCGGCGGCCGGTCCGTGCCGGACGCCCCCGGGGTGGAGCCGTGGCCCCCGCCGACCACCTCGCGGCTGTCCCCGGTGGTCGGCAGGAACCAGTGCACGGTCAGCGCCACGGACCCTCCCCGGCGCCCGGCGCGAACCCGCCGAACCCGCCGTCGTGGTGCACCAGCGGCTCACCGCCCGGCACGTCCGCCGCGACCACCTCGCCCACCACCAGCAGGTGGTCGCCGACCGGGTGCAGCCCCACCCGACGGGCCGTCAGCCGGGCGGCGGCACCCTCCAGCAGCGGCGTGCCGTGCGGGCCCTCGTGCCACGGCACCCCGGCGAACCGGT
This is a stretch of genomic DNA from Kitasatospora fiedleri. It encodes these proteins:
- a CDS encoding aspartate/glutamate racemase family protein is translated as MKTIGLIGGMSWESTAQYYRLLNELTRERLGGLHSAKCVLYSVDFAEIEELQTAGRWTEAGEVLARAAESLAAAGADLLLICTNTMHKVADQVAAAVDVPLLHLADTTAGAVRAAGLDRVGLLGTAFTMEQDFYRGRLAGHGLEVLVPDAPGRAVVHRVIYEELCLGVVREESRAAYREVIAELVARGAQGVVLGCTEIELLVGAADSPVPLFPTTALHARAAVDAALGPDAPSGPPPRTP
- a CDS encoding lysophospholipid acyltransferase family protein codes for the protein MLSAVARTVVPVLGRLTVTADEAAVLAPGSIVAANHSSLVDPGVVLAAVRRLGVEPVVLATAGLWRVPLLGGALVREGHIPVHRGTERAAEALGAAADALAAGRVVVLYPEGRLPRRVDAADSAPGPFRTGLARLAAATGAPVVPLGQAGARRISSGSTAKQLAGLATAPLRRPAVHVHFGAPLLLDPDVDSATARAHAAVTAAWRTAATHLATRRA
- a CDS encoding DUF1330 domain-containing protein: MTAYALAQVHAVDFGPDVVAYLRRIDATLDAFGGRFLVHGGAFETLEGRWGELGLILIEFPDYGRARAWHDSPAYQDIVELRTRHMTADVILAEGVPPGYRAEQSLAETDPDAAG
- a CDS encoding LLM class flavin-dependent oxidoreductase, with the translated sequence MALTVHWFLPTTGDSREVVGGGHGSTPGASGTDRPPTLGYLGQIARAAEQLGFAGVLTPTGPWCEDAWLTTAMLSGLTERLVFLVAFRPGLVSPTLAAQMATTYQNLSGGRLALNVVTGGESREQRAYGDFLDKDGRYARAGEFLSVTGRLWRGERVDHEGPHLRVAGAELTRLPDPVPPVYFGGSSAAAEQVAARHADVYLTWGEPPPLVAAKVERIRALAAAHGRRPRFGVRLHTITRDTSAEAWAEADRLLAGMDPDRIRETQLALARSESEGQRRMRELHDGAVDRLEVYPNLWAGFGLVRGGAGTALVGSHAEVADRIEEYHRLGVDEFILSGVPHLEEAYRVGEGLLPLLTAGACSGPPAERPPAPARADPHRSRTGPVSDPAPLPYRPRVRPRTAPVPASRRPRHRSRTARGARVQPAASGSVSARLCSAR